One genomic region from Prunus persica cultivar Lovell chromosome G3, Prunus_persica_NCBIv2, whole genome shotgun sequence encodes:
- the LOC109948008 gene encoding uncharacterized protein LOC109948008, whose product MKRAEQRGDRLSSRDKDKRRSHLQRDATTKENYTKFSIPIHQILAQVNDKRWVKRPPPLKEDPDKRDTRKYCAFHATHGHNTNNYFAWKAHLEELVREGHCTEFIAKQAIQQIEDRDTAKEPPQKVIKINIILADSEESGLTNKEKKRKIKQATMISHVSTSLSLAEDDPVIGFQKKDLVGLDLPHNDALVINIQICSGHG is encoded by the coding sequence ATGAAGCGGGCAGAACAAAGAGGCGACAGGCTTAGCAGCAGGGACAAAGACAAACGCAGGTCACACCTACAAAGAGATGCCACGACAAAAgagaactacaccaagttctccatccccatacatcaaattttaGCCCAAGTGAACGACAAACGTTGGGTAAAAAGACCGCCACCCTTGAAAGAAGATCCGGACAAAAGggataccagaaaatattgtGCCTTCCATGCGACACATGGGCACAATACGAATAATTACTTTGCTTGGAAAGCGCATCTCGAAGAACTCGTGAGAGAAGGTCATTGCACGGAGTTCATTGCAAAGCAGGCCATCCAGCAGATAGAAGACCGCGATACCGCTAAGGAGCCACCCCAGAAGGTCATAAAGATTAACATAATCCTAGCCGACTCAGAGGAGTCCGGATtaaccaacaaagaaaagaagaggaagatcaaacaggcTACTATGATCTCCCATGTCTCAACTAGCCTCTCATTGGCAGAAGACGATCCCGTGATcggcttccaaaagaaagacttAGTCGGCCTTGATCTACCACACAACGACGCCCTTGTCATCAACATTCAAATTTGCTCAGGCCATGGTTGA